DNA from Clupea harengus chromosome 2, Ch_v2.0.2, whole genome shotgun sequence:
TCATACCGGAagatggaggaagggaaggCGCACTTCAGGTCATGACCCCACGCCAGAGTAGCCACCTGAGGGGTGTAGCGACAGCGGCCACGGGTGTTCCGTGAGATGTTATACGTCAAGTTACCCAGGATGTTTGGCAAGTCAGTCGCAGTGACCCAAGCACCTGCAAATCAGATATATTACAGTTAGAACTCAACCTGTTGAATCGACTGAGTGCATTTTGATGACCTATTGACCAAGGATGAGGTAGATGGGGGGAGGGATTTCCTGTTGTGTCAACTGTCCCCCTTATACACACTGCAAACTCATCACACACCATCATTAGGTAAATTCCCTACAGATAGTAGGCACTCTTACCCAGTAAGCAGGCCACTATGGACACCAGACCAGTCCCTGCTCCAATCTCCAGCACTGCCTTGTCCATTAGATCAATCTGCTCACAATTATTCTCCAAGTATTGACAAAGAGCCAGAGCCTAAAGGAGCACAGACATGAGACCTAATGTTAAAAATCTTCTATTACTCATCAGACTTGGTCGTATTTGTATTTCTACCCATGTTTATATATAGCTCAAAGTGATATTCACCCCAGGCCAGATGAGGGCGCCAAATGAGTCGAGAGACGTCTTGATGTTAATTTCTTGACCAGCAAAACTGAAGGTTTCACAGCTTGGCTCCCAAATCTTCTTCTTTTCCACTACCTCCCATGGCATCACTTGGCAAGTGAAAATGCACAACAGCCACTGCTACATTAGCAATGTCACTGTCACAAGGCAGACACTCATTAATAATGTAATGGACCCCACCACCAGTTTATCATGTAACACACACCCAGTGCACGACCACAACACAGCTGCATGTAATAACACATTGAGTCATGGCAGTTTATAATAGGCCGTAATTACTTTTGACagttttttggtgaagacagtaCACATAGATTTCTCCACTAATATTCAAATGTCAACATTTGAGCCTCCATACAAATGTCATTTTGAGGGCAAGTTGCCTTCATATTGCCAACTGTTTAATAGATGGCTTTTAGGGTCATAAGTCAACATCACACTCATAACTCATAACCCAAACGGTAGACTGCTCCAACACCTACCTCTCTCAGACGGatatccatcttcctcttgctcGTTGACATCCTCCTCTTCACACCTCGCATCCTCTTTTCTTGTCACTAAACATACATTGATGAACGCCCTTCCTTCTGTCTTGGGCTTACCCAAGTAGTTGTCCATGGCAACAATCTGCACCACTGTGGTCTGAAGATCTCTGTGGTGAGCTGTGAGGTGCATGACACAGGGGTTCAGCTTTCTCAATTAAAGCCTGTGGTCTCTTTATTTATAGCTCATGTCCACTTAACCATGCAAAGAGGAATACCTGCAATAGCTCAGAAATGGCATCACTTTCTACTGCTTATCTGAAGTTTCTTCATGGTTTAAATTGTGCACCCCATATACAGTTCTTCTTTCCGACATAGCTCTCTTTTGAAAATAGTGAACTCCATGAACATGCTTTTAAAAGTGGTCAGTTTCCCAACCAACCATCTTAAAATATTGCAAATCAAATGTGTTTAGTTAGTGGCTTCAACCTCCCAGTCCAATGCAGGTCAAATTCACAAGGAACAGCCTCTGTCATTATCACTCATCTGTTTCATCTTCATCACGTTCATCTTTATCAGTTTCATTTTCATCAGGTTCATTTGTCTGGCGTGAGCCTCAACCATTTAACGCATTAACAGCAAGGTCTCAGCTCAGCTTTAGCAGCACATGACATTAGCTGATTTTATGACAGTCTGCAAGAACTCAATTACACCTCACTAAATGTCAACTCTGGACCAGTCAGTTGTCAATTTCCACTTTTTTCCACTATAAGTGACCACAATGATCTCACAGATTTTGTCCAGTGTGCCTTATGCACATTTAGATTGGTCACTCTTTTTATGTTCATTTCTGGAACATGTTTTGTTAATGCATCTTTGTATGCTGAATATGTTGAGGTACCATTTGATAGTTTTGTATCCTGACTTCTCTCCAGTTTTGACCTCACCTTAAGATTTGAAATCCATAAAGTCGGCACTTAAACTTGATTAGAAATAGGGTTAAATTACTAAATTAAAATCTAGATCTGCAGGCAGGTTTTCAATCTAATAACTGCAGTACTATATCAGGTGTGCATTGGAAGCCTTTGGAAGTTATCATCTGATCCCTTATGATCCCGTCATCATGAATCTTATATGTCTCTGCACTCCACCTAATTATCATTAAATAGGTTTTCCTACCAATCCAGGAGGTATAGCTACTTTTCATGCATATCTTACTCACACCCAGTACAAATTTCTGAAGAAAGATTTATGTTTTGAAATTTTATATTTCAGCCGATCTGATGTTTTCCCATCAGTTATACCAAGAGACACTCAACCCTAAAGTGTTTCATCTCTGCGGATAGAAATGTCCCCAGGTGCATGCATTTTACCAGATGAACAGATCACACGAGACTAAAACTTgatgccaaacacacatgcagtgcaCACTGTACTGACCTCTGTGAGTAGTTCCTCTGTCCGTCTCTTAGAAGTTGGACAAAGCTAAGTTGCATCTACTCTGCGTCTGCCTGTTCTGTATTTATGCAGGACCAGCATCTCTCCAGACACGCCCAGGGCAGCCGAGCTATATTTACAGCACTCAAACAGAGGGATGTGAAATAGTGGgcgcgagagaaagggagaggaggaaaagctGACTAAAGCCCACCCCACTGCGTCGACTGATCCTCCCGACTGCGGCCAAGTGCTTTCCTGCAGgctgtgtttgggtgggggggagagctTGGCAGTTATGGGAGTGTATCCTGTGTCCTtgaagagatggaggaacgGTGGAGGTGATGGTGCAATCATGTTTCCAGAAGTATGTACTCCCATCTGCTCCTCTCATACTGCTGGCACTGCCATACTAGACTTTGGCTGTGTCAGTAAGTACTCTGGCGGTGGGCACCTGATAACTAAGCTGCCCACCACCCCTCTCCAAAACCTATAAGGTGTCATTATGTGCCCCTCTGGATAGGAAATCAGAGCACAGGGAATCCTCCTGCACGTGTGGAATGTTTTCTCAGGCCTTGGTACTGACGAACCCCCTAATCCCAGTTCTCCGGCCTTTGGGACTGGCGACTGGAATCATCTGTCAGGCAGCGATAACGGCTGAAAACAACATGGAAAAAACATGGCTCTGACCTGTTTTGAGTTACAGCACTGATAGGGGAGACTGGTCCCCCAGAGCGTAAATTAAGGGGCTGCGCTCACTTAGGCCAGATACCAGTAGCCAGGCATTCCGAGTGTCAGCACAAAGGAGTGCACTGACCTATTGGCCCCATTTTAGAGGCTTCTAAGTTAACTcagttttcaaatgtttcaGATGATTGCCTCGCTAGCTTGTAATATATCAGGGCATAATAAGGAACGTGAAGTACTTTACTGATAGTTGCATGATAGTTGAAGTTTGATACTATATTTAGAGCATttcacatggacatacacagaaacattttGCATTGAAGGTTACATACGTAGATGCACTGATGCACTGGTTTTATCTTGCCAGAGTTTCAGTaccataaaacaataaataaaacagtagATTTGTATATTTTCCATCATTTTCTAAATAGAATCTTGGAAGAAGAGAACTATTGTAATTTACAATTTGAGAGCATTATTTATTCAGATTTTAGAATGTTTTCTGTGTCTTTAAAGtatgaaatatgtatttattttccaaATAAGATTCTTGAACAGCTTGACATCTTATTCAGTAATAATGTTTCTATATGATGACCCTTATCTACAAACTCCTCAAGCATGTGCAGTTTCCTTTCTTGTGCATCCAAAGTGGATTGTTGTTGACCATAAACTCAAGGCCTCCTGCTAATAACTGCACATACACGATATGTCTTCATGTACATTTGCATGCACTGTTCACGGGAAACCTGAGGCAAGTTCCATAATGTACTCTTTCTGCACATACATGACATGTCTTCATGTGCACTCTTTCTGCACATACATGACATGTCTTCATGTGCACTCTTTCTGCACATACATAACATGTCTTCATGTGCACTCTTTCTGCACATACATGACATGTCTTCATGTGCACTCTTTCTGCACATACATAACATGTCTTCATGTGCACTCTTTCTGCACATACATAACATGTCTTCATGTGCACTCTTTCTGCCATGCCAGGCTCTGCCGTGAACCTGTTTATTACTGGGGGGCTGGAATCACACAGGGATTGGAGCAAATACACTGATCGTTTTGAAAGATACTGTACACAGTGTATCCATTGTTTGTACACACAGTTTGATTGATGATTTTAAAAGGGACCATGTGTTTCACAAATGTATAGCAAGTTGCTTCTGGGATGTATTTCAAACTATTTTTGAAATATAGTCAGTGGCAGTTTTTCCACTTTTTAAGGAATCAGATCTGCATGATATTGTTGAAatgtagtttgtgtgtttttactgtttgAAATATGAGGTCAGATTTGAAACCTTGTCCCATTTATTGCAGTTATGGATGTCATTTCATAATGCCAACGTCCTTGTTATGTCAAGCTTGCTGCGGATCGATGGCTACAAACACAGGTCATCTCGAGGGAACAACGTAGGTAAAAGAGCTGTCCGGGATCTTTAGCTTATCTTGATTAACTGTGCCCATCTACATATCATATGCATTGGTGCACTGCAACCTTTGGACTAGAACTTCACCATCATGTAGGCCTATCTTACTTCAATTACAAAGTCAATTACTTTGAACATCCACAAGTACAACATAAGAATGATGCAAAAATGGCAGTCAAGACAGGCAGATACATAAGCATAAAGATGCctcaggacacacaaacacaagcacaagacatATGTCCACTGCTGCATGACTTGTTTAGTGTTGTTTAGTGTTTACTCTTGACCAAGCAAGGGATACGTTTTCAGTATCAAGCTTCACTCAGAGCTCGTTTCTGATTGCAAAAGCACCCGTTAATTGGCAAGACGCCCATTCGagcgagcaggagagagagagagagggaaagagagggagagtattcACTCATGTAGGTCATTACACAGCGCCCATTAAAGCTCAAGTTCAAGTTTTAAGTCTCCCATTCTTTGAAATGACCTCAGCTCAGCTCAAGTCTCCCACTCATCTCGATGACGGTTGACAGAGAGCCTCAGGATTCCAGGCACGCTGATCCTTATTTGTATTTGGAGGGGTGGGAAGTGgctggaagagggagagggaaagggagggggcgTCGAGGGTCGTTAAAACTCTGGAAGAGGGTCCGGCGGGGTCACTATGGCGATCCTAAAAACGGCGGGATTCGGGTGATGAATGACGGACGCCAGCCCTCCGCCTGATCCACTCGCTGCCGCCCCGCGGACAGAGCTGGGGGCACTAATTAAGCGGTCGTCGTCGTGTTGGAACAGGTGGGCCGTGCAAACTGCAGCCAGTGCCCCACGGCAATCCTCAGCAGTCACGGTAGCCACACAACAGGGTGGTAAATAGATCTGGGTTTTATTGGAGCTTTGCTAAATGGGACCAATGTTATGTGGACACATTGCATTGGACTGACATCAACCTTCTCTTAACCTGTTATCGGTTGCATTTTAACGCAGTTTTTTCGTCACTGAACAGAACTAGCATACAAAATtaaatcaagcacacacacacacacacacacacacacacacacacacacacacacatacgctcagtGCAAATGACCTACCAAACGGCACACTGAAACCACCGGCTATAAACACagaccaaccacaacaccataaAAGTGTGTGATTCAACCTCTGGCTGACTCCCCGTTCACCCCCACACAGGTCTTTCAGTCCCCTTGTGACCCCAAATACCACTTCCTGCCCCAGGGACCCTCACTAAGACCCCACTGAAAATCGACCCGACGTGACCCAGCAGTCCTGTGTTACAGTAGCAGAGAGATTCCCAGACATCAACATTACCCTTTGGGGAGAAGCCAACTGCTCTGGTCATTACTTTTCTCCCTCATGAAAAAcagtttctatgtgtgtgtgttttctgattaGGTTTATTCTGGGCTTGAATAATATAGGTAAACATGTAACTTTTATACAGCCTGAAGGTTTTTCAGTAGACTTGGCAGAAAACACCAGTAAATGTTTGTCCTTAAGTCGGAAATACATGAAAAACCATCCATTAACAACCAGCTACAGTAAGTAGCAAGTATGATAACTTGTGTTACATTTCCAAGTGCCTTGCCAAATCCAACACGtgcacatacaaaaaaacaaccctGTTTCCTTGTACAAAGTCCACTGGTTGCTCAGTTTACGAAGGACACCTGTCTGGCACTGTGTCTTGTTTATGTAGAAGGCGCACTATTGAACCTTTCTTATTCAGGGGGAAATGTGGCCAGTCACACGTGGAGCCTTCTAATCTCAATCACAGCCCCACTGGCAACAACATGTCAACATCCAACATCTGCTTGTTTAAAACGTTCGCGAATGGCCAGCAACATACAGAATTCCTTACTTGTGCTGCTTCACATGGTTGTGACTTTTgcatctctttctgtgtgtgtgtgtgtgtgtgtgtgtgtgtgtgtgtgtgtgtgtgtgtgtgtgtgtgtgtgtgtgtgtgtgtgtgtgtgtgtgtgtgttagattgggGGGTTAAGCAGGGATCCAGACAGGCGGGCACAGTGTCATTGACAGCTCAGAGACTCCTCCTAAAGTGGAAGATCATTGCTCTACTCAAcacctattacacacacacacacacacacacacacacacacacacacacacacacacacgcacacacacacacacaaccacacagagagacatcttTACATAgacacccacatgcacagagGTACACTATCTTAATCCATGTACAAAGCAATCCTGCCAAACCTGAACCACTGAAAATCAGAAACATCCCCAGTATAAACATTGCAAATGTCAGGCCCAAACCAACATAGCTGCCATAGGACACCACAGGCTACAGTAAATGCTCCCTGCCTTGCCAGACCCCTGCAGACTGGCTGGCTTTGGCCTGATCCTGTGGATCACACACATGAACGGAGAATTCTGGAAATTCCACTGCGGATGGATGACTTTAGCCCCCTGCTGTAAGTGCTATGGCCCCCGATGATGTTCCCGAATAAAGATCTGTTCACATTCATGGGGTTAACTGGTGCCATTAGCTCAGATGTAAGATGAGGGGGCCTGGTATGTTACCATCAGggtcaaagagagagggggctaTGAGGAAAGTGTAACTCACAAAAAGCTCTGTACGTATGTCCATAAGTTCAGTGAGGACACACCAACAATATATATGGATGTAGCCATCTCGAGTGACTTTATtaagaaaatatgtgtgtgagtgtgtaaaaagCATTTCAGCACTGCGCGTACGACAGTATTTGTTACAAACACGCTCCACGCATCAAAGGTTTTGGAGGAATTTCATTTATTCACAAAAAATGATTTGCATCTGACATGTCCAATCAAAAAAAACAGTAACCAATAACCAAATACAAATGGCTTTCAAGTGTAAAATATGCATCAATATAAACACAgggcagtgtgtgagtctgtacaTTGGAGCGCTAATCTTGTCTGGTGTGGTGCACGCAGAGCATTAAGGCTCTTATTTTGTCTTATTTGGCTCTTATTTGGCCTGGGTCAAGTATTCTCACTCTTCACTCTTCACACTATTGAAATTGTCAGGTGTGATTGGTGCTGAAGATGGGAGGTCACATCACAGAAGTTTGTGGACTCATCACAGAGGATATGAGCAGAGGTAAGCCCGCAGATCCCAGCACGGCATGTCATTAAACTTACCATTACCTGTGAATACATAGTACGGTGTTAGGTGATATATCACACAGCATTACATCTCGTTTTGAAATTTCTGATTAGGTATTATGTGAAAATATCACAACTATGACACACCGAAGCAACATTTAAATACATCAGATACAATTACATTACCAAGGCTTATAAAATAAGTAATGTACTGTAATGCAACATGTATAATGACTGTGATGTAATGGCAACAATGTTGTTTATTGTCAGTGTATTGATTTGGTGCAACTCACTGAGTAATTCTACACAGTCCTCTACTCCAGACGTGTTGTTGGGCTCCCCGAAGAGCCAATCAGCGTACGCCCAACGTGCCCCGTCCAGCCAGATGAAACGGCCCGTCTGAAACAAACGGGTACAGTTTCAGTGAACGCTGGTTCCAGAGCTCCGATTCAAATACGTCAAAATAGGTTCATGCATGTTGGTAAAGGTCCACAGAGACTCACCTC
Protein-coding regions in this window:
- the mettl21cb gene encoding S-adenosylmethionine-dependent methyltransferase domain-containing protein isoform X2; this translates as MPWEVVEKKKIWEPSCETFSFAGQEINIKTSLDSFGALIWPGALALCQYLENNCEQIDLMDKAVLEIGAGTGLVSIVACLLGAWVTATDLPNILGNLTYNISRNTRGRCRYTPQVATLAWGHDLKCAFPSSIFRYDYVLAADVVYHHDCLDELLVTMEHFCRPGTTLIWSNKVRFESDRKFTERFKNAFDITVLAEIPQEQVKIYKATFRM
- the mettl21cb gene encoding S-adenosylmethionine-dependent methyltransferase domain-containing protein isoform X1, with translation MDNYLGKPKTEGRAFINVCLVTRKEDARCEEEDVNEQEEDGYPSERVMPWEVVEKKKIWEPSCETFSFAGQEINIKTSLDSFGALIWPGALALCQYLENNCEQIDLMDKAVLEIGAGTGLVSIVACLLGAWVTATDLPNILGNLTYNISRNTRGRCRYTPQVATLAWGHDLKCAFPSSIFRYDYVLAADVVYHHDCLDELLVTMEHFCRPGTTLIWSNKVRFESDRKFTERFKNAFDITVLAEIPQEQVKIYKATFRM